In Sphaeramia orbicularis chromosome 7, fSphaOr1.1, whole genome shotgun sequence, one genomic interval encodes:
- the cd34 gene encoding hematopoietic progenitor cell antigen CD34 produces the protein MAASMWRMNGLWKTMAGVLLVCALLLSNGVMCQDDATDAPDAPGDGAVSASDSPPDAGDSGVSGPTSAPDASAAPSVADGADSAPSPAPGGSSFPATIVNVVLGGGNPEDDKTSGTSGPPVARGDDGAAADVASVPKLVVPDVKCVGEKDIAESNAVKAVVTTSDCEETKNVIQANPAGWCNKENCNLEIFQDGDKVLVASDDANLGTLAEALQSDELKNKLGVKDIKYSSSSGSSVFVGILITGLLAALAIAIGYFKCQRKADTKGVRLAEEAYPADQENQGNTLVSVAPLNPPPETQEKPSVNGESPEAAKTQPPPTNGHSTAKTADTEL, from the exons ATGGGGTGATGTGTCAAGACGATGCAACAGATGCACCAGATGCACCTGGAGATGGAGCTGTCAGCGCCTCAGACT CACCTCCAGATGCTGGAGACTCTGGAGTTTCAGGGCCGACTTCTGCCCCAGATGCTAGTGCTGCTCCCTCTGTTGCTGATGGTGCTGATTCTGCTCCTTCACCTGCTCCTGGAGGTTCCTCTTTCCCAGCAACCATTGTAAATGTTGTCCTTGGTGGTGGCAACCCAGAAGACGATAAGACGTCAGGCACTTCGGGGCCTCCTGTTGCCAGAGGGGATGATGGAGCTGCTGCAGACGTCGCCAGCGTTCCTAAACTGGTGGTG CCTGACGTGAAGTGTGTTGGAGAGAAAGATATCGCCGAAAGTAATGCTGTCAAGGCGGTGGTGACAACAAGTGACTGT GAGGAAACAAAGAACGTTATCCAGGCAAATCCTGCAGGCTGGTGCAATAAGGAAAACTGTAATCTGGAAATCTTCCAGGATGGAGACAAAGTACTGGTGGCCAGTGATGATG CAAACTTGGGTACTTTGGCTGAAGCACTCCAGAGTGACGAGTTGAAAAATAAG CTGGGTGTGAAAGATATTAAGTACTCATCATCATCGGGTTCTTCTGTATTTGTGGGGATACTGATCACCGGTCTGCTGGCTGCTCTTGCAATCGCTATTGGTTACTTCAAATGCCAACGCAAGGCTGACACCAAGGGAGTAAGGCTG GCAGAGGAGGCCTATCCGGCGGATCAGGAGAACCAGGGGAATACTCTCGTCTCTGTGGCCCCACTCAACCCCCCACCTGAAACCCAGGAGAAACCCAGCGTAAATGGAGAGTCTCCTGAAGCAGCCAAGACCCAGCCTCCTCCTACCAACGGCCATTCCACCGCCAAGACAGCTGACACCGAGCTGTGA